One window of Neptuniibacter halophilus genomic DNA carries:
- a CDS encoding chemotaxis protein CheA: MSLDVDQEILEDFLVEAGEILEQLSEQLVDLEQRPDDSDLLNAIFRGFHTVKGGAGFLQLDPMVDCCHKAENLFDMLRNREITVTPELMDVVLQALDTVNVMFDAVRSGVEPDNADPELIQALINFSTGNVPAAQPVAPAPAPAAPPQAAPAADKSHDEFDLLLGDMEDSAGADVPAAEAGDDLITEDEFESLLDELHGPGKGPGNENQAPAEPEPAAAAAGGQDLITEDEFEALLDELQAQGKGAFGAPSAPAPAAPVAAPAPAPVAAAPAPAPVAPAPAPAAAAEVVSEQATAAAVKAAHQQAKPQAESNVRVDTRLLDKIMNMVGELVLVRNRLVRLGVTREDEEMAKALGTLDMVTADLQMSVMKTRMQPVKKVFGRFPRLIRDLSRNLKKEIRLELRGEETDLDKNLVEALADPLIHLVRNAVDHGIEAPDAREAAGKPREGHVLLSAEQEGDHILLVIQDDGAGMDAEKLRNLAIERGMMDAEAARRLTEQECFNLIFAAGFSTKKEISDVSGRGVGMDVVKTKITQLNGTLNIDSVVGQGSRIAIQVPLTLAIMPTLMVILEDQAFALPLVNVNEIFNLDLTKTNIVDGQQVIIVRDQALPLFHLKRWLIDGQQGADLPEQGHVVIVTVGTQRVGFVVDQLVGQEEVVIKPLGTILHGTPGLSGATITGDGRIALIIDIPNLLKHYAS, encoded by the coding sequence ATGAGTTTGGATGTGGATCAGGAGATTCTTGAGGACTTTCTTGTCGAGGCAGGAGAGATTCTTGAGCAATTATCCGAACAGCTGGTTGATCTGGAGCAGCGTCCGGATGACAGCGATCTGCTCAATGCAATTTTCCGCGGCTTCCACACGGTAAAAGGCGGCGCGGGATTCCTGCAGCTTGATCCGATGGTGGATTGCTGCCACAAGGCGGAAAACCTCTTTGATATGCTGCGTAACCGGGAAATTACGGTTACACCTGAGCTGATGGATGTCGTATTGCAGGCTCTGGATACCGTCAACGTGATGTTTGATGCGGTACGCAGTGGTGTCGAGCCGGATAACGCTGATCCGGAACTGATTCAGGCGCTGATTAACTTTTCAACAGGTAATGTGCCGGCTGCACAGCCTGTAGCGCCCGCACCTGCTCCGGCAGCGCCACCTCAGGCGGCTCCTGCTGCCGATAAGAGCCATGATGAATTCGACCTGTTGCTCGGTGATATGGAGGATTCGGCGGGTGCTGACGTGCCTGCGGCCGAAGCCGGTGATGACCTGATTACGGAAGATGAATTTGAATCGCTGCTCGATGAGCTGCACGGCCCTGGTAAAGGGCCGGGCAATGAAAATCAGGCGCCTGCAGAACCTGAACCTGCCGCGGCTGCCGCTGGCGGTCAGGATCTGATCACAGAAGATGAATTCGAAGCCCTGCTGGATGAGCTTCAGGCTCAGGGTAAAGGGGCGTTCGGTGCGCCTTCTGCTCCCGCTCCGGCGGCACCCGTGGCTGCACCTGCGCCGGCACCGGTCGCCGCAGCACCTGCGCCGGCTCCAGTAGCGCCAGCACCGGCCCCTGCGGCCGCAGCGGAAGTTGTTTCCGAGCAGGCGACCGCTGCAGCAGTTAAAGCCGCACATCAGCAAGCCAAGCCTCAGGCTGAGAGCAATGTCAGGGTTGATACCCGTCTGCTCGATAAGATCATGAACATGGTCGGTGAGCTGGTACTGGTGCGTAACCGTCTTGTGCGTCTGGGGGTCACCCGCGAAGATGAAGAGATGGCCAAGGCACTGGGCACGCTGGATATGGTAACCGCCGATCTGCAGATGTCGGTGATGAAAACCCGTATGCAGCCGGTGAAAAAAGTCTTTGGTCGTTTTCCGCGCCTGATTCGTGACCTGTCCCGAAATCTGAAGAAAGAGATTCGTCTGGAACTGCGCGGTGAAGAGACCGATCTGGATAAAAACCTGGTTGAGGCGCTCGCTGACCCGTTGATTCACCTTGTGCGAAATGCGGTGGATCACGGTATTGAAGCCCCTGATGCCCGTGAAGCGGCGGGTAAGCCCCGTGAAGGTCATGTGCTGTTGTCCGCTGAGCAGGAAGGGGATCATATCCTGCTGGTCATTCAGGATGATGGTGCCGGTATGGACGCGGAAAAACTGCGTAATCTGGCCATTGAGCGTGGCATGATGGATGCCGAAGCTGCCCGACGCCTGACAGAACAGGAATGCTTCAACCTGATTTTTGCTGCCGGTTTCTCAACCAAGAAAGAGATCTCCGACGTGTCCGGCCGTGGTGTTGGCATGGATGTGGTGAAAACCAAAATTACTCAGCTCAATGGTACGCTGAATATCGACTCTGTGGTCGGTCAGGGTTCACGGATTGCGATCCAGGTGCCTCTGACACTGGCGATCATGCCTACGCTGATGGTTATTCTGGAAGATCAGGCGTTTGCGTTGCCGCTGGTGAATGTAAACGAAATCTTTAATCTGGATCTGACCAAAACCAACATCGTAGATGGTCAGCAGGTGATTATCGTACGGGATCAGGCATTGCCACTGTTCCACCTGAAACGCTGGCTGATCGATGGTCAGCAGGGTGCGGATCTGCCGGAGCAGGGACACGTTGTGATCGTAACGGTTGGCACCCAGCGCGTTGGCTTTGTGGTGGATCAACTGGTGGGTCAGGAAGAGGTTGTGATCAAGCCTCTGGGTACTATTCTGCACGGTACGCCGGGTCTGTCCGGTGCAACAATTACGGGCGATGGCCG
- a CDS encoding protein phosphatase CheZ — translation MISGTGKGLGHFEMELQLKAQELVSVLNEGNLSDAMDIIQDLHEFRHKTFFSEVGHLTRGLHEAIKAFSHELGSSLDVGDESVPDHTDAADRLNYVIEVTEKNAHETMDRVDKALTLVDNLDVQSERFKDLLLLVGQLEKEHSTLAGVFDRTCALKEESENTIATLRTELTDIVVSQSYQDITGQLIRRVINLVTNVETHLVSLMEMAAKVERLSGIEVLEADEEEKQANKKNPIQAEGPQVNKEAADVVSSQDEVDDLLSSLGF, via the coding sequence ATGATTTCAGGAACAGGCAAAGGGTTGGGACACTTCGAAATGGAATTGCAGTTGAAGGCTCAGGAATTGGTTTCTGTGCTCAACGAGGGCAATCTGTCTGATGCAATGGACATCATTCAGGATCTGCACGAATTCCGCCACAAAACCTTCTTCAGTGAAGTAGGCCACCTGACCAGGGGGCTGCATGAGGCGATCAAAGCCTTCTCCCATGAGTTGGGTAGCAGCCTTGATGTGGGAGATGAGTCTGTCCCCGATCATACGGATGCTGCTGACCGTCTGAACTACGTCATCGAAGTTACTGAAAAAAATGCGCATGAAACCATGGACAGGGTGGATAAGGCCCTGACTCTGGTGGACAACCTTGATGTCCAGAGCGAACGCTTTAAAGACCTGCTGCTTCTGGTGGGGCAGTTGGAGAAAGAACACTCAACCCTGGCCGGGGTGTTTGACCGGACCTGTGCGTTGAAAGAAGAATCCGAAAACACCATTGCTACCCTGCGTACCGAGTTGACCGATATCGTCGTGTCACAGAGCTATCAGGACATTACCGGGCAATTGATCCGCCGGGTAATTAATCTGGTTACCAATGTCGAGACTCACCTGGTCAGCCTGATGGAGATGGCTGCCAAGGTCGAACGGTTGTCTGGCATTGAAGTGCTGGAAGCAGATGAAGAAGAAAAACAGGCCAATAAAAAGAATCCTATTCAGGCTGAGGGTCCTCAGGTCAATAAGGAGGCGGCTGACGTGGTCAGCAGTCAGGACGAAGTTGATGACCTGCTATCCAGTCTGGGTTTTTAA
- the cheY gene encoding chemotaxis response regulator CheY encodes MKILVVDDFSTMRRIIKNLLRDLGMTNVEEADDGQTALPILKQGGIDFLVTDWNMPGMTGIDLLKEVRSDPNLAHMPVLMVTAEAKKEQIIAAAQAGVNGYVVKPFTAAVLKEKIDKIFERLG; translated from the coding sequence ATGAAAATTCTTGTAGTGGATGATTTCTCCACCATGAGACGCATAATCAAAAATTTGTTGCGCGATCTGGGTATGACCAATGTTGAGGAAGCAGATGACGGCCAGACCGCATTGCCTATCCTCAAACAGGGGGGTATCGATTTTCTGGTTACTGACTGGAATATGCCGGGCATGACCGGTATCGACCTTTTGAAAGAGGTGCGTTCCGATCCGAATCTGGCGCATATGCCGGTACTTATGGTTACGGCTGAGGCGAAGAAAGAGCAGATTATCGCCGCTGCGCAGGCCGGGGTTAATGGCTATGTAGTCAAACCGTTCACCGCGGCTGTCTTGAAAGAGAAAATTGACAAAATTTTCGAGCGCCTGGGTTAA
- a CDS encoding RNA polymerase sigma factor FliA: MYNQLQLQSSEELIEQYAPLVKRIAHHLLARLPATVLLDDLIQAGMIGLLEAAGKYDASKGASFETYAGIRIRGSIIDEVRRGDWTPRSVHRNSRRVTEAIQQVEGRTGRDASDAEVAREMGISVDEYHNLLRDSLDSRLFSFEELISPQDEGPGESFANDDPGPNQNFEREAFLKALSTAINNLPEREKLVLALYYDEELNLKEIGQILGVSESRVSQIHSQAALRLRSRLSDWQ, from the coding sequence ATGTACAACCAGCTGCAATTACAGTCGAGTGAAGAGCTGATCGAGCAGTATGCGCCTCTGGTTAAACGCATTGCCCATCATCTGCTGGCTCGTTTGCCGGCAACGGTATTGCTGGATGATCTCATACAGGCCGGAATGATTGGTCTGCTGGAAGCCGCCGGAAAGTACGACGCTTCCAAAGGGGCCAGTTTTGAAACTTATGCAGGGATCCGCATTCGTGGTTCCATCATTGATGAGGTGCGCCGGGGGGATTGGACTCCCCGTTCTGTGCATCGCAACAGCCGACGTGTCACCGAAGCCATTCAACAGGTTGAAGGGCGAACTGGCAGAGATGCATCGGATGCTGAAGTCGCCAGAGAGATGGGGATCAGCGTCGATGAATATCATAATCTGCTGCGCGATTCTCTGGATAGCCGGCTGTTCAGTTTTGAAGAGTTAATCAGTCCTCAGGATGAGGGGCCCGGTGAATCATTTGCTAATGATGACCCGGGGCCAAATCAGAATTTTGAGCGTGAAGCGTTTTTAAAAGCGCTAAGTACGGCTATAAATAATTTACCGGAAAGAGAAAAGTTGGTGCTTGCGCTCTATTATGATGAAGAGCTCAACCTGAAAGAGATAGGCCAGATATTAGGGGTGAGTGAATCTCGTGTTAGTCAGATTCACAGCCAGGCGGCTTTGCGATTGAGATCAAGGCTAAGTGACTGGCAGTAA
- a CDS encoding MinD/ParA family protein translates to MNQHKPVKVIAVTGGKGGVGKTNVSVNLALALGDLGQRSILMDADLGLANVDVMLGLRPKRTIADVLNGDCGLKDILLEVDDYLSIVPASSGTQEMTSLSAHEHAELIHAFNQVADDIDVLIIDTAAGISESVVSFVKAAQEVLVVVCDEPTSITDAYALIKLLNRDYKMTRFRVLANMVRSEQEGRNMFGKLLTVTDRFLDVTLQYVGSIPYDENVRKAVQRQVAVLKAFPKSKVSLAYRQLANKVNGWPVQSVPRGHLEFFVERLVQGVSSTD, encoded by the coding sequence ATGAATCAGCATAAACCCGTTAAAGTCATCGCCGTGACCGGCGGTAAGGGTGGGGTAGGTAAAACCAATGTCTCGGTTAATCTGGCGCTGGCGCTGGGGGATCTGGGGCAGCGCTCCATACTGATGGATGCCGATCTGGGGCTGGCCAACGTCGATGTAATGCTGGGGCTGCGGCCGAAGCGAACCATCGCAGATGTGCTCAATGGTGACTGCGGATTAAAGGATATTCTGCTGGAGGTTGATGATTACCTGAGCATTGTCCCGGCGTCTTCCGGTACTCAGGAGATGACCTCGCTCTCTGCACATGAACATGCTGAATTGATCCATGCTTTCAATCAGGTTGCTGATGATATTGATGTTCTGATCATTGATACGGCGGCCGGTATTTCCGAATCTGTAGTCAGTTTTGTGAAAGCTGCGCAGGAAGTTCTGGTGGTTGTTTGTGACGAACCCACCTCAATTACCGACGCATATGCTTTAATAAAACTGCTAAACAGAGATTATAAGATGACCCGTTTCCGGGTTCTTGCGAATATGGTTCGCAGTGAACAGGAAGGTCGTAACATGTTTGGTAAGCTGCTGACCGTGACAGACAGGTTTCTGGATGTAACACTTCAATATGTAGGGTCAATCCCTTATGATGAAAACGTTCGTAAAGCCGTTCAGCGTCAAGTAGCTGTTTTAAAAGCGTTTCCAAAGAGCAAAGTCTCCTTGGCATATCGTCAGTTAGCGAATAAAGTAAACGGATGGCCGGTCCAGTCCGTGCCCCGTGGTCATTTGGAGTTTTTTGTTGAACGGCTCGTTCAGGGAGTGAGTTCAACAGATTAA
- the flhF gene encoding flagellar biosynthesis protein FlhF — MKVKRFFAPDMRQAMRRVRDEIGPDAVIVSNHRVAGGVEVVAAHENDYEAAQQEFSRQATTPTPQQRRQEQIDTLTGGQGSALASELQKARMQIAEAQQQGQELKQPGHVNRQIEQDDDDLRSILQSLKDRQKAKADMAHRNFMQGSALDDAPLGVNLEDELLASSAEVAGPDDQLIKSMQDEIAQLKNLLNQQVLAQRSAPVAAPEKPPLQRKLELLGVSERLSSHLISSMEGGLAPDKAWKHALARLSDSIPVLGDDFIERGGMIAFVGPTGVGKTTTIGKLAARYVLKYGSSSLALVTTDTYRIAAHEQLRTFGRILDVPVRVVDENNSLDEVLHSLKNRRLVLIDTAGLNAQEPHSEAQLQMLEGVTLRLKKLLVVSCSSQRRVVEQAFNAYQTLGLNGCVLSKMDESGSLGEALSLIIEKRLPVTYVTDGQRIPDDIEVARQHELVSRAVITAQRAIEAEKKMSALGSAYKTG, encoded by the coding sequence ATGAAAGTAAAACGTTTTTTTGCGCCAGATATGCGCCAGGCTATGCGAAGGGTCAGGGATGAGATCGGGCCGGACGCTGTCATTGTCTCCAATCACCGGGTTGCCGGTGGGGTTGAGGTGGTTGCAGCGCATGAAAATGATTATGAAGCTGCTCAGCAGGAGTTCTCACGGCAGGCAACTACGCCCACCCCGCAGCAGCGGCGGCAGGAGCAGATCGACACCCTGACCGGCGGTCAGGGCTCAGCGCTGGCGAGTGAGCTGCAAAAGGCCCGTATGCAGATTGCGGAGGCCCAGCAGCAGGGGCAGGAGCTGAAACAGCCGGGTCATGTTAATCGCCAGATTGAGCAGGATGACGATGATCTGCGCAGTATTCTGCAGTCGCTGAAAGACCGGCAGAAGGCCAAAGCGGATATGGCGCACCGCAACTTTATGCAGGGCTCGGCTCTGGATGACGCCCCGTTGGGCGTTAATCTTGAAGATGAATTACTGGCTTCCTCGGCTGAAGTGGCCGGGCCGGACGATCAGCTTATCAAATCGATGCAGGACGAGATCGCCCAGTTAAAAAACCTGCTGAATCAGCAGGTGCTGGCACAACGATCTGCGCCCGTGGCTGCTCCGGAGAAACCGCCTCTGCAGCGTAAGCTTGAATTGCTGGGTGTCAGTGAGCGTCTCTCATCGCATTTGATATCCAGTATGGAGGGTGGTCTGGCACCGGATAAGGCCTGGAAACATGCGCTGGCGCGGTTGTCGGATTCAATCCCCGTGCTGGGTGATGATTTTATCGAACGCGGTGGCATGATCGCATTTGTGGGGCCGACCGGGGTCGGTAAAACCACCACTATTGGTAAGCTGGCAGCACGTTATGTGCTGAAGTACGGCAGTTCCAGTCTGGCGCTGGTGACAACCGATACTTACCGTATTGCCGCGCATGAGCAATTGCGCACCTTTGGTCGGATTCTTGACGTGCCTGTCCGGGTGGTGGATGAAAACAACAGCCTCGACGAAGTGTTGCACAGTCTGAAAAATCGTCGTCTGGTGCTGATTGATACTGCGGGGCTGAATGCTCAGGAGCCTCACAGCGAGGCGCAGTTGCAGATGCTTGAAGGCGTCACTCTGCGGCTGAAAAAATTGCTGGTTGTTTCCTGCAGTAGTCAGCGCCGTGTGGTTGAACAGGCGTTTAATGCTTATCAGACATTAGGTCTGAATGGCTGTGTTTTGAGTAAGATGGATGAATCGGGCAGTCTCGGTGAGGCACTGTCGTTGATTATTGAAAAGCGCCTGCCGGTGACCTATGTCACAGACGGGCAGCGTATACCGGATGACATTGAAGTGGCTCGACAGCATGAGCTGGTAAGCCGTGCGGTAATTACCGCTCAGCGGGCGATCGAAGCCGAGAAAAAAATGTCCGCCCTTGGGTCTGCCTATAAAACGGGTTGA
- the flhA gene encoding flagellar biosynthesis protein FlhA — protein MDRAVILDNVRGLGKGNLGVPLLLLVIMAMVTLPVPPFLLDVFFTFNIALSIVVLLVCVYSDRPLDFAIFPTIILVATLMRLALNVASTRVVLLYGHEGGDAAGKVIEAFGEVVVGGNYVVGFVVFLILIIINFVVVTKGAGRISEVSARFTLDAMPGKQMAIDADLNAGLIGQEEAKARRQDVTQEADFYGSMDGASKFVRGDAVAGILILVINLLGGLGIGMLQHDLDFETAMRFYSLLTIGDGLVAQIPSLLLSTAAAIMVTRQNVSHDMGRQVVSQMFGSPKALAVAAAILTVMGVIPGMPHFAFLSLALLAGAGAWWIFKQQVRNKEREEAEALEQAEMPQEEESEKRELDWDDVMPVDMVGLEVGYRLIPMVDKMQGGQLLSRIKGVRKKLSQDLGFLVPSVHIRDNLDLLPGAYRITLMGVVVGESEVYPDRELAINPGQVFGKLQGVEVKDPAFGLDAIWIEQSQKEQAQSLGYTVVDASTVVATHMNQLLQLHAHELLGHEEVQQLLDMLSKTSPKLVDELVPAKLSFSILLKVLQNLLMEQVPLKDFRTIAESLADAVNRTQDPLALTAAVRVSLSRLIVQNINGSEAELPVITLAPQLEQLLLNSVQQGQDNGLVLEPGMAERLQASLSESATQQEMMGRPSVLLVAAPVRPLMAKFVRYGEHQINVLSYQEIPENKKVTIVATVGGENG, from the coding sequence GTGGACAGAGCGGTAATTCTCGATAATGTGCGTGGGCTAGGTAAGGGGAATCTGGGGGTTCCTCTGCTCTTGCTGGTGATCATGGCAATGGTCACTCTGCCCGTGCCTCCGTTTTTGCTCGACGTCTTTTTTACCTTCAATATTGCCCTTTCAATTGTGGTTCTGCTGGTCTGTGTGTACTCCGACCGGCCACTCGATTTCGCCATCTTTCCGACCATTATCCTTGTTGCTACGTTGATGCGTCTGGCGCTTAACGTTGCCTCAACCCGTGTAGTGCTGCTTTACGGGCACGAGGGGGGAGATGCTGCGGGTAAGGTGATTGAGGCATTCGGTGAGGTCGTGGTCGGCGGTAACTACGTGGTCGGCTTCGTGGTCTTCCTGATTCTGATCATCATTAACTTTGTGGTGGTGACCAAAGGTGCCGGACGAATCTCGGAAGTTAGTGCGCGATTTACTCTGGATGCGATGCCGGGTAAACAGATGGCAATCGATGCGGACCTGAATGCCGGCCTGATTGGGCAGGAAGAGGCTAAAGCGCGGCGTCAGGATGTCACTCAGGAAGCGGACTTTTATGGTTCGATGGATGGTGCCTCAAAGTTTGTTCGTGGTGATGCGGTCGCCGGTATCCTGATTCTGGTGATCAACCTGCTCGGTGGTCTGGGGATCGGCATGCTGCAGCATGATCTGGATTTCGAGACCGCGATGCGTTTCTACTCCCTGCTGACCATTGGTGATGGTCTGGTGGCGCAGATTCCTTCTCTGCTGCTGTCTACTGCAGCGGCTATTATGGTGACGCGACAGAATGTGTCTCATGACATGGGGCGTCAGGTTGTCAGCCAGATGTTTGGTTCGCCAAAAGCACTGGCGGTGGCGGCAGCTATTCTGACTGTGATGGGGGTTATCCCCGGTATGCCGCATTTCGCCTTCCTGTCTCTGGCTCTGCTGGCAGGTGCAGGTGCCTGGTGGATCTTCAAGCAACAGGTCAGAAACAAAGAGCGGGAAGAAGCTGAGGCACTGGAACAGGCTGAGATGCCGCAGGAAGAAGAGTCCGAGAAGCGTGAGCTGGACTGGGATGATGTGATGCCTGTGGATATGGTGGGCCTTGAAGTTGGCTATCGTCTGATTCCGATGGTAGACAAGATGCAGGGTGGCCAGTTGTTGAGCCGGATCAAAGGGGTACGTAAGAAGCTTTCACAGGATCTGGGTTTTCTGGTGCCCTCGGTGCATATTCGTGACAATCTGGATCTGTTGCCCGGCGCCTACCGCATTACGCTGATGGGTGTGGTTGTTGGTGAGTCTGAGGTGTACCCGGACCGGGAGCTGGCGATTAATCCCGGTCAGGTATTCGGTAAGCTGCAGGGTGTTGAGGTGAAAGACCCGGCGTTTGGTCTGGATGCGATCTGGATTGAGCAGTCTCAGAAAGAGCAGGCGCAGTCGCTGGGTTATACCGTGGTAGATGCCTCCACTGTAGTGGCGACCCATATGAATCAGTTGTTGCAGTTGCATGCCCACGAGCTGCTGGGCCATGAGGAAGTACAGCAACTGCTTGATATGTTGTCGAAAACTTCGCCGAAACTGGTGGATGAACTGGTGCCAGCCAAGCTTTCTTTCAGTATTCTGCTTAAAGTGCTGCAGAACCTGCTGATGGAACAGGTACCGCTGAAAGATTTCAGAACGATCGCCGAATCCCTGGCCGACGCAGTCAACCGGACGCAGGATCCGCTGGCGCTGACGGCTGCGGTGAGAGTGTCGTTGTCACGTCTGATTGTTCAGAATATCAATGGCTCTGAGGCGGAGTTGCCGGTCATTACTCTGGCACCGCAACTGGAGCAGTTGCTGCTGAACTCTGTGCAGCAGGGGCAGGATAATGGTCTGGTGCTGGAGCCGGGGATGGCTGAACGTCTGCAGGCCTCCCTGTCAGAGTCTGCGACCCAGCAGGAGATGATGGGCCGACCATCGGTATTGCTGGTGGCGGCTCCGGTAAGGCCATTGATGGCCAAATTTGTACGTTATGGTGAGCATCAGATTAATGTGCTCTCTTATCAGGAAATTCCTGAAAATAAAAAGGTCACCATAGTGGCAACCGTAGGGGGTGAGAATGGATGA
- the flhB gene encoding flagellar biosynthesis protein FlhB — protein sequence MAEDSGQEKTEDPTPKRLREAREKGDVPRSKELATTLVLMAAVFSVIIFGSQLANSLLGMMESNFVLDRQAVFDTNKMFSHFGSSAWEALKGLAGVFGVLLLAALVGPIALGGWNFSAQSIAPKGSRIDPLAGIKRMFSLKSLIELFKAVAKFSLVGGFAILILWNIRNDILALATFEARPAIDQALEIIIWVFMALSAVLILVAAVDVPYQIYDYTEKMKMTLQEVKDELKNTEGKPEVKGRIRQLQREIAQRQMMKEVPDADVVITNPTHYSVALKYDGDNRGAPILVAKGADFVALKIREIAKEHDVPILAAPPLARAIYNSTELDDEIPSGLYMAVAQVLAYVFQLKRYKARDAERPDELKVDKLPIPDEFRDDE from the coding sequence ATGGCTGAAGATTCCGGTCAGGAAAAAACCGAAGACCCCACACCCAAGCGCCTGCGAGAGGCGCGGGAAAAGGGGGACGTTCCCCGATCGAAGGAGCTGGCGACCACGCTGGTTTTGATGGCCGCGGTGTTCTCCGTGATTATCTTCGGTTCTCAGTTGGCCAACAGTTTGCTGGGAATGATGGAGAGTAATTTTGTTCTCGACCGGCAGGCGGTTTTCGACACCAATAAAATGTTTTCGCATTTCGGCTCTTCTGCCTGGGAGGCGCTTAAAGGGCTGGCGGGTGTCTTTGGCGTACTGTTGCTGGCGGCGCTGGTGGGGCCGATCGCCCTCGGGGGCTGGAATTTCAGTGCCCAGTCGATAGCGCCTAAAGGCAGTCGTATCGATCCGCTGGCGGGGATTAAGCGGATGTTTTCGCTTAAATCCCTGATTGAGCTGTTCAAGGCCGTTGCCAAGTTCTCACTGGTGGGTGGCTTTGCCATTCTGATTCTGTGGAATATTCGCAACGATATTCTGGCGCTGGCAACTTTTGAGGCGCGTCCGGCGATCGATCAGGCGCTGGAGATCATTATCTGGGTGTTTATGGCGCTGAGTGCCGTGCTGATTCTGGTGGCGGCAGTGGATGTGCCATATCAGATCTATGATTACACCGAGAAAATGAAAATGACGCTGCAGGAGGTAAAGGATGAGCTGAAAAATACTGAGGGTAAGCCTGAAGTAAAAGGGCGTATCCGTCAGTTGCAGCGTGAGATTGCGCAGCGGCAGATGATGAAGGAAGTGCCGGATGCTGACGTGGTCATCACCAACCCGACCCACTATTCTGTGGCGCTGAAATATGATGGCGACAACCGGGGCGCTCCGATTCTGGTGGCCAAAGGGGCTGATTTTGTCGCCCTGAAAATCCGGGAGATTGCCAAAGAGCATGATGTGCCGATTCTGGCAGCACCCCCTCTGGCGCGAGCAATCTATAACTCCACCGAACTGGACGATGAAATCCCTTCAGGTTTGTATATGGCGGTGGCTCAGGTGCTGGCGTATGTGTTCCAGTTGAAACGCTATAAAGCACGCGATGCCGAGCGTCCGGATGAGCTGAAGGTGGATAAACTGCCGATACCGGATGAGTTCCGCGATGACGAATAA
- the fliR gene encoding flagellar biosynthetic protein FliR yields MLELSVLQIEQWVAAFLWPLFRIASFFMAVPLLGSQLVNARIRLMLALAVTMVIAPLLPEMPDFDGLSVASYLIIAQQIIVGAMLGFLFQVFYQIFVLGGQIIALQMGLGFASMTDPANGISVVMLGQFYLTLIMMIFVALNGHLIMIEVIVRSFDVMPVSLQAIEREGFWRVVMAGSWMFSAAMLMALPAVTALLVVNMAFGIMSRAAPQLNILAVGFPFTMVLGLFINWVNLGGFLDQYMRISTFVLDYIENLFL; encoded by the coding sequence TTGTTAGAGCTCAGCGTATTGCAGATCGAACAGTGGGTGGCCGCTTTCCTCTGGCCGCTTTTTCGCATCGCTTCATTCTTTATGGCCGTTCCTCTGCTCGGTAGTCAGTTGGTGAATGCCCGCATCCGCTTGATGCTGGCGCTGGCAGTGACTATGGTGATAGCGCCTCTGCTGCCTGAGATGCCCGACTTTGATGGTTTGAGTGTGGCCAGTTATCTGATTATTGCTCAGCAGATTATCGTCGGGGCGATGCTGGGTTTTCTGTTTCAGGTGTTCTATCAGATTTTTGTGCTGGGCGGGCAGATTATCGCTTTGCAGATGGGTCTTGGTTTTGCCTCAATGACCGATCCGGCGAACGGTATCTCAGTGGTCATGCTGGGTCAGTTCTACCTGACGCTGATTATGATGATCTTTGTGGCGCTGAACGGTCACCTGATTATGATTGAGGTGATTGTGCGGAGCTTTGATGTGATGCCAGTCAGCCTGCAGGCGATTGAGCGGGAGGGTTTCTGGCGGGTTGTGATGGCGGGTAGCTGGATGTTTTCCGCGGCGATGCTGATGGCCCTGCCTGCGGTGACCGCATTGCTGGTGGTGAACATGGCGTTCGGTATTATGTCCCGTGCTGCACCACAGTTGAATATTCTGGCAGTGGGGTTCCCGTTTACCATGGTGCTGGGGTTGTTTATTAACTGGGTTAATCTGGGTGGGTTCCTCGATCAGTACATGCGGATCTCCACCTTTGTGCTCGATTACATCGAGAACCTGTTTCTCTAG
- the fliQ gene encoding flagellar biosynthesis protein FliQ: MTPEVVLSLFGEAFWLIVVLVSVIIVPSLLVGLVVSTFQAATQINEQTLSFLPRLLITILVIMWAGPWILNQLTEHFTTLVKNIPYLIG, from the coding sequence ATGACACCTGAAGTGGTTCTGAGTCTGTTTGGTGAGGCATTCTGGCTGATCGTTGTGTTGGTGTCGGTGATTATTGTTCCCAGCCTGCTGGTCGGTCTGGTGGTTTCTACCTTTCAGGCGGCAACCCAGATCAACGAACAGACCCTCAGTTTTCTGCCGCGTCTGCTGATCACGATTCTGGTGATCATGTGGGCCGGACCCTGGATTCTCAATCAGCTGACTGAGCACTTTACGACGCTGGTTAAAAATATCCCCTACCTGATAGGCTGA